The Myotis daubentonii chromosome 9, mMyoDau2.1, whole genome shotgun sequence genome has a segment encoding these proteins:
- the LOC132241131 gene encoding glycine N-acyltransferase-like, producing MLQLNDFCRKFTKTRFAGLSCACKGKGDFIFWESLLPPICSWGPVCVEFTFQAKIPAKMLHLQGPQMLQMLEKSLRKSLPESLKVYGTIFHMNQGNPFKLKALVDKWPDFNTVVVRPQEQDMVDDLDHYTNTYQIYSKDPKNCQEVLGSPEVINWKQHLQIQSSQSNLNEVIQNLAASKSFKVKHTERFLYVVADTVKKLIPSLFDVKNLPPGGGKPKAINQEMLKLSSLDVTHAALVNKFWHFGGNGRSQRFIERCIQTFPTFCLLEPEGNPVCWDLMDQTGEIRMAGTLPEYRKQGLISYVMYHQAKALNNLGFPIYSHTDKNNKIMQKMNYNLHYIRMP from the exons ATGCTTCAGCTTAATGATTTCTGTAGAAAATTTACCAAAACACGCTTTGCAGGTCTGAGCTGTGCATGCAAGGGTAAAGGGGATTTTATATTCTGGGAAAGTCTGCTGCCTCCCATCTGTTCCTGGGGACCAGTCTGCGTGGAGTTCACCTTCCAG GCTAAAATACCTGCCAAGATGCTCCACTTGCAGGGTCCACAGATGCTGCAGATGCTAGAAAAATCCTTGAGGAAGAGCCTTCCTGAGTCCTTAAAG GTTTATGGGACCATTTTCCACATGAACCAGGGAAACCCTTTCAAGCTGAAGGCCCTGGTGGACAAGTGGCCTGATTTTAATACAGTAGTTGTCCGTCCTCAGGAGCAA GACATGGTAGATGACCTTGATCACTACACCAATACTTACCAAATCTACTCCAAGGACCCCAAGAACTGTCAGGAAGTGCTTGGCTCGCCAGAAGTCATCAATTGGAAACAGCATTTGCAGATCCAAA GTTCCCAGTCCAACCTGAATGAGGTGATACAAAATCTCGCAGCCAGCAAATCCTTCAAAGTCAAGCACACAGAGCGCTTTCTCTATGTGGTGGCTGACACTGTAAAGAAGCTAATTCCTTCTCTGTTTGATGTAAAGAACTTACCACCTGGTGGTGGCAAACCCAAGGCCAT CAATCAAGAAATGCTTAAACTCTCATCCCTGGATGTTACCCATGCTGCCCTGGTGAATAAATTCTGGCATTTTGGCGGCAATGGGAGGAGCCAGAGATTCATCGAGCGCTGTATCCAGACGTTCCCCACATTCTGTCTGCTGGAGCCCGAGGGAAACCCTGTGTGCTGGGACCTGATGGACCAGACAGGAGAGATACGGATGGCAGGCACCCTGCCTGAGTACCGGAAGCAGGGCCTCATCTCCTATGTCATGTATCACCAGGCCAAGGCTCTTAACAACCTTGGCTTCCCCATATATTCTCACACTGACAAGAATAACAAAATAATGCAGAAAATGAATTACAATCTGCATTATATCCGCATGCCCTGA